A DNA window from Guyparkeria halophila contains the following coding sequences:
- a CDS encoding lysylphosphatidylglycerol synthase transmembrane domain-containing protein: MNTSRLLRWKSLVGWSAFAATLYVAFRIIEIDKLLAATKEATATTLALIVASFVLMRIAQAYALKTSLSISQNRISSFGALDLIGTKGLFNLGMSGAGVLAQGARAKEEFGIPYRNFAAAALTETLSMIFVLGALLTALATFGAIEAWRATAIALGSGAALAPILLLSIWHYYPKLTRNYIPFINRHNAPLGTGENVAIKLATLATLQLVFILTRVARFGLIALTLDASIPSSQIVTALVIGDFATLVPLTPGGVGIRELTIGAIGNSFGTADILLAAAIIDRLVSVALNTAHGAVTVSTRGLMNYFADRGSR, from the coding sequence ATGAACACGTCACGCCTGCTACGTTGGAAGTCATTGGTCGGCTGGTCGGCCTTCGCGGCCACTCTCTACGTCGCGTTCAGAATCATAGAAATCGACAAGCTACTAGCCGCCACAAAAGAAGCCACGGCTACCACACTCGCACTAATTGTCGCGTCCTTCGTCCTAATGCGGATCGCGCAGGCGTATGCGTTAAAAACCAGTCTATCAATCAGCCAAAACAGAATAAGCTCCTTCGGGGCGCTCGACCTAATTGGCACAAAAGGCCTGTTCAACCTAGGCATGTCCGGAGCTGGCGTTTTGGCTCAAGGCGCACGAGCCAAGGAAGAGTTCGGAATCCCGTACCGGAATTTCGCGGCGGCGGCATTGACGGAAACCCTGAGTATGATTTTTGTCCTTGGCGCTTTGCTGACTGCACTAGCCACCTTTGGGGCGATCGAGGCATGGCGCGCCACAGCAATAGCCCTTGGTTCAGGCGCCGCGCTAGCGCCTATATTATTACTTTCCATATGGCATTACTATCCAAAGCTGACACGCAACTACATCCCTTTCATAAACCGCCACAACGCCCCTCTTGGCACGGGAGAAAACGTAGCGATAAAACTGGCAACTCTCGCAACACTTCAGCTTGTATTCATTCTCACGAGAGTCGCCCGTTTCGGCTTAATTGCGCTGACACTGGATGCTTCCATTCCATCCTCCCAAATAGTTACAGCACTAGTGATCGGCGACTTCGCCACCCTAGTACCGTTAACTCCCGGCGGCGTAGGAATACGAGAGTTAACTATTGGCGCGATTGGGAATTCGTTCGGCACAGCCGACATATTGCTGGCCGCCGCAATAATCGACCGTCTAGTCAGCGTAGCTTTGAATACGGCGCACGGC